The Peptococcaceae bacterium 1198_IL3148 genome window below encodes:
- a CDS encoding Fur family transcriptional regulator, whose translation MSFNNKTIEEYLKDHGIKPSFQRIRIFDYLVKHKNHPTVDGIFKALINEIPTLSKTTVYNTLKLFLEQGIVQLLVIEENETRYDADTSTHGHFKCEQCGKVYDISVDLSDVDLTELEKHQVNEQHIYFKGICHGCLNNK comes from the coding sequence ATGAGCTTTAATAATAAAACTATCGAAGAATACCTGAAAGACCATGGCATCAAGCCGTCTTTTCAAAGAATTAGGATTTTTGACTATCTTGTTAAGCATAAAAATCACCCTACTGTTGATGGTATCTTCAAAGCATTGATTAATGAAATACCTACCCTTTCTAAAACCACAGTTTACAACACCCTTAAACTTTTTTTAGAGCAAGGTATCGTACAGCTACTGGTGATAGAAGAAAATGAAACTAGGTATGATGCCGATACCTCAACCCATGGTCATTTTAAATGTGAACAATGCGGTAAAGTCTATGATATCAGTGTGGATTTATCTGATGTGGACTTAACTGAGTTAGAAAAGCATCAGGTTAATGAACAGCACATATATTTTAAAGGCATTTGTCATGGGTGCCTTAATAACAAATAA